The Primulina tabacum isolate GXHZ01 chromosome 7, ASM2559414v2, whole genome shotgun sequence genome includes a window with the following:
- the LOC142550634 gene encoding uncharacterized protein LOC142550634 encodes MDWLSLNGAVINFRQRSVSVQPPSGKPFIFEAARHQQFPHVITCMCARKLMKIGCQTFLASIVSLSEPVDQRLEDVVVVREFSSVFPDDVSGIPPDRKVDFYIELMLGTFPIYKAPNRLAPAEIKELKDQIQDLLDKGFIRPRLSPWGTLVLFVEKKDGSMWLCINY; translated from the coding sequence atggatTGGCTTTCGTTGAACGGAGCTGTCATAAATTTTCGACAGAGATCAGTGTCTGTCCAACCACCCAGTGGTAAGCCGTTTAtttttgaggcagccagacaccaGCAGTTTCCGCACGTCATTACctgcatgtgtgcgaggaagcttatgaagATTGGCTGCCAGACATTTTTGGCCAGCATTGTATCACTGTCAGAGCCAGTCGATCAGAGGCTAGAGGACGTCGTTGTGGTCAGAGAATTCTCCAGtgttttccctgacgatgtttcaggcattccaccagacagaaAGGTGGACTTTTATATTGAGCTCATGCTAGGTACATTTCCGATCTATAAGGCACCcaatcgtctagcacctgcagagattaaagaactaaaagacCAGATACAAgatttgctagataagggtttcattcgccctagacTTTCTCCATGGGGAACACTGGTACTGTTTGTcgagaagaaagatggcagcatGTGGCTTTGTATCAACTACTGA